The sequence TATTCTGAATAAACTAAGGAAATCCAATCCTCAAATTCAAGAAAAAGCGGAAGGAGTTTAAGGTTGAGCCTAATCATTCAAACTGAGACCTTCAAAACCATGTAATTTGACTGAATTTGAGCATTTCACTTAACAGCAAGTCTTGCCCAAGTTTAAGGTTGATGGCCTCAAGAAGGTATGAGCAAAGATTCAGTCACATGGCAAGAGTGCTGACACAAATATATCAACATTGAAATAACAAACTCTACCTGCAAAATATGTGAAATTCCTTTTACCCAACATGTCGGTTAAACATTGTTTCACAGAAACAAGAAGTAACGGTGCAGCATGCTACTCCTGGAATCACTATACTGAAGTAATTtccttttttaataaaaaatacaCGCGCAATATAGACCAGAAGTAATAGCACTTTCATTCATAAGGACACAAAACTGCACAAAAATTCCAATATAAAGGTCCAAATCAAATATAGGGTTGAAAAATATTCAGCGTGATAGTTAGTTGTTGGAATAACATTAACTGAATTAAATTTACTGGCAATAAAGGTGTATCACAAGATCAGTATGCATACCTGGTGAGCTCTGCAGACCAGGTCAAGATCGTGCTTCTGAAGAAATTCAGATACCTTGTCAGCTCCAAAAGTGTAGGACACCCCCCTGTCATTCTCTCCCCACCCTTCAATCTCTTTATCAGGATCTGACCATAGCAGATCGCAAAGAAGACCATGGTCAGGCACATCCACAGGACGGGCAATGCCGCGTATCTGGTCCATATTCTTCAATTCAGGAGACAAACCCCCGTGCATGCATAAGATCTTATCATCGATAAGTGCAGCCACTGGGAGGCAGTTGAAGCATTCGGTGAAAATCTTCCAGATCCGTACATTGAATCTTCTCTTACACTCATCAAAGAATCCATATATTCTGTTGATGGAGGCACATTCATGGTTTCCCCTGAGGAGAAAGAAGTTTTCTGGGTACTTTATCTTGTACGCCAGGAGAAGGCATATCGTTTCTATACTCTGTTTTCCCCGATCAACATAGTCACCCAGAAAGAGATAATTTGCCTCTGGTGGGTAGCCACCGTACTCGAATAATCGAAGAAGATCAGAATACTGCCCATGGATATCCCCTGGCAAATAGTAAAGAAGAAGATAAATGATCAGTATCATCCAAGCTGTGCATTATCAATTGATTAAGGATGAGTTTATAGGCATACATTGACCTTAGGGCGAAACAATGAACATATTCACAAAAGAAGAAAAGGGCAATGCAGCTAATTATGAGATACAGAAATATCTGTTAGTGCACTTAGCACACCCATGACACACAATgcggaaagttttttttttcctact comes from Panicum virgatum strain AP13 chromosome 4K, P.virgatum_v5, whole genome shotgun sequence and encodes:
- the LOC120702717 gene encoding serine/threonine-protein phosphatase PP1, producing the protein MEAAVVDDMIRRLLEARGGRTPRNAQVTDAEIRRLCAAAKDVFLSQPNLLELEAPIKICGDIHGQYSDLLRLFEYGGYPPEANYLFLGDYVDRGKQSIETICLLLAYKIKYPENFFLLRGNHECASINRIYGFFDECKRRFNVRIWKIFTECFNCLPVAALIDDKILCMHGGLSPELKNMDQIRGIARPVDVPDHGLLCDLLWSDPDKEIEGWGENDRGVSYTFGADKVSEFLQKHDLDLVCRAHQVVEDGYEFFAKRQLVTIFSAPNYCGEFDNAGAMMSIDDSLTCSFQILKPSDKKGKAGTGNMSRPGTPPRKIKISVTRI